The nucleotide sequence cgcatagcgcctctcgggggatatccgacttttgccctcgaccaacaacaaataggtacaacagtatggccacacggattttataaatgcaacagttaaaaaagaccaacatcatatatttttcagaaaagtacagttcatatatgcaacatgatttcacgtaagagaataataagcatttatgtgtaagaacttcacgaaacacgtctcatgcaatagaagcctctcataagaataaaaaataggatttggagtataggagtctcaccttgttggtttatctcttaaacggtacggtttcactgcaaacggcctaggtttctgcagaaaacacacgttttggtaaacctaaactcaaatatttttacataaggttgaaaggtattaaattaggggtataactagaaaatttggagacaaataAGCCCCTCATGAGCCCTCACGCGCAGACAttttccggcgcgtgtaactcatgCGCAGGCAGCAAATTTCGGACAgcaacgcctcggtttggtatttcggccatatctccctcgttttaactccgattcgacccccgtttgaacctacgagaccctctcttccccctctacaggattatcaaaaaaaatagacttacctcgcttttttgctgactgatttggGCAAATTCCgacgaagacccgcaactccgacgagactcgttctccgccgcttcttcgccgctttcttcccgccttcttgccgaactcccttctctctctctagagcaagctcctcctcttagagtgcttcactcctcaaacttgatTGGAATAATTTGTgagaacccatggtgcctttttatagatttctccaaccaatcacattataccacttgtcaaaatcttagccatggactccaaagactcaaagccataattgagtggcttttgaaatccaaaactataatgaattgaacttttggaatccaagctaaaaccccaaacttctttcaaataacactttgacccttatttcaagtcctcaacttcaatcttttaccacataagctcttaatttcatccttatttcgtttggataattttctaattacaattacaccctcaaacatcaaatttatcgagatacttaaaatcccaaaattaataactcaaaattactcaatatatacaatttttcgaaagccccttaccatcattcggtctttttaggctacaacttagcttaaccgaaaaccatttttgatttgatttctttcagcgtcataaatctcgcctcgagacgctcataaaaaatatacctttaaccttaggtatctaagctctcgGGTACTCCCTACGATTGATTTGGTCAttcgttgccaattcaaacatattttcggtattttaaactcacttaaaatacgtggcatcttcacaaaaatatggggtattatactcCCTCTCCCAACTCTCAGCCCCCCTACTCTCTCACAAGCTCCCTCTCTAACTCTTTTGTTTTAAGTTGATAGAAAAAGCCACTATAGAATGCTTGCAGGCcacgcacacacatacacatatatatattgattaattaatttaatttgatttactcttttatcattatcattattattatgatttttattattattgttattatttttactatttttttatccCTCCCAAACTCTCAAATACTCGATACGGACTTCAAATACTAAaacttaataaatattatttactcCAATATTCAGGGATGTTACAAAAGTTGTCGatgatgaaagaagaagaaaaagaaaaggcggTTAGCGACGGAGAAGAGGATGATGGCGACCAaggatgaaaaagaagaaaatgtggCGACCAACTCtgtgagtgtatatatgtattgatataaaattttgatcaataattatatataatttattaatatttaataataaaataattatatataatttattaatatatgttatattaatataaaattttgtccaTGAGTATCACATGCATAATTTTAGGTATTTGAGGGTATAATAACTCAATTTTTACAACTTGAAGGgcgcaaaaaatatatttttagccTATATTGGTAATGGTCGAACGCTGGACCATCACATAACCACTATGCGTGATCATGGCCGAATTAAATAAGAGGAAGAGAGACTGTGAGTACGTGTTCTTTAATgattggacaaccataatactaTGCTCTAATTAACTCTTTTGCCATGTCAGCATTTTAAcgtgataaattttaattcaggTAAGTGCCAAATAGTATTGGTATTAATTGCTGTATTgtcaattttgtaatttaccaCCAGCCATTTACTATAATTGAAAGGTACTTGTCAATTGAAAATAATGTCGATAACTATGACGTTAGATTTGGGGGTACAATTCGAACTCATAATTTGTTTGACGTGTACATCCAAtcaataaaaatagtaaaattaagAATCAAAGTTTCCGATCTCATATATGTTTACTTAATTAGGAGGGGAAGGTTATGTGGGTAATGAAATTGTTATTTTGCTCCGGAAGGACTCGAACACTAGCACAGTAATTTCGCCAAAAGGAACCCACACAAGGAGGGAACCAGCGGGGTCCCGGTTGCCGGTCAAAAGCAGCCGAACTTGAACTCAGACTCAGACCCAGACCCAGTTGATTTTAGACTGAAAGTGACAAAAAGTTTAAACTCTCCACAGTCCCTACTTCCATCTGAACACACAGCAAGCAGCGGCAATCGGCAGAAGACAGACATGTATtactatatatttatgtatctCTGCGTGTATATGTTTGATCGCTCCTAGCTCGTCCCCATCCTCAAAGCCCCAATCAAGTCCGCTCGCTAATCATCATTATTGTTTATCCGAGTGACTTGTTGGTGAGTAAGCATTAATTTCTTTACGGAATCTGTCTCTCTGATGGCGCAAATTAAGGAGACGCATTAAAAGTGCCTGCCCACGGCCACGGCCTCGTTATCCGCGCTCCGTTTCGAGCTCAACCCACCTCCCACAACACAACAACAAGCTACTGGTCCTCGCTCCGCAACATCTTTGCAAATCCAGACAAATATACTGATAAATATATTCAAGCACTGGGAGAGAGTCGATTATGGCGTATCTGATGGTGTTTCAGGCTTCTCGATCAAGCTTCTAATCTATGTTAATtccatacaaaaatatatagcGAAAGAGAGGGAGTGTGTGTGTCGTGGGGGGCCAGGATGCTGACCTGCATAGCTCGGTCGAAGCAGCTCGGTGATGAATCGCTTAGTAAAGATGATTCTAATGACCCTAACGGCACGTCAAGTAGCAAAGAAGCCGTTAAATCTCTCACCTATCAGGCAATTCGCGTTCTCTCTATGACTATGTATACTGAGCTTGTAGTTGATTGAGACTTCGAATTCGTGTTCTGTCCATATCTTGCTTCGCGTTTGTTTGTGTGAATTAGGGTTTATGGTTTTGCAGATTAAGGACATGGCATTGAAGGCGTCGGGGGCGTACCGGTGCAATCCGTGTACCGGCACGGCGGCGCATAATCGGAACAAGAGCACCGCGGAATCGGATTCGGACTCGGCGTCGGCGTCGGAGAGGTCCCGGTGGCCGTACCGTCGGACGGCGAGCTCGAACTCGTCGGGGCAGTGGGGGAAGGAAATGGAGGCGAGGCTAAAAGGGATTTCGAGCGGCGAGAGGACTCCAGCGTCGGCGAGCGGTCGCCGTCTCGACCCCATCGTCTTCGTGGAGGAGCACGAGCCGACGGAGTGGGTCGCGCAGGTGGAACCCGGCGTGCTCATCACCTTCGTTTCGATGCCACGTGGCGGGAACGATCTAAAGCGCATTCGGTTCAGGTAACTGCGCGTtctctgatttgatttggaCGGCCCTGATTTGCTTCCATGTTTCTCAGACGTGCCAGTCTTAAAAGTGCTTAATTGGTTTATTTAATAGacgataatttattttttaatgagaaCCCTCGGCCACCATATGACGCCCAATGCTTcacaaattatattattaattaagaatacGTAAATTTACATATGATTTCCTCTAATTTGAACCCTAATGACTGAatttactataaaaaaaatgtaaataagtcTCACTTGATCTCATTTAAAGTGAAAATAAGTATAATAAGATATAAGTacaaatatcatttaaaaatttatcaaaacaaatacacacacatatatatttaatgagGCCATAAGAATTTGCTTGGTTCGAATCATGAAATTGTTTCTCTTTTGACTGAATAGTTATACTTAAAATTTGCTTTCAAGCTTTTGAAGATATATTTAGAAAGATTCGGCTATGGTGtctgtttctttttaaactatttttttatttttattttaatcaaatttatgaATTACAACATAATgatattgttttctttctcttttttttgtttttttttgccAAGTACTGATATTATTTTCTGAAACTGGTgtaacctttttcttttgggTTATTTTCTGAAAGTTGAacaatttgaaattaattatgtgGAAACAGCTTTCTGAACCGGTGGCCCAATATGTTATTCTGAATTCATTTGGTTCCCAAatcaaaaaatagattttaatattataagcAAACATTCTTCTGAATTCCTCTCCAAAAATTTAGGCCCTTCAGATGTTGAGTGGATTTAAGGCTCCCAGCTGTGGAAAACCTGCCCTTTTCATTTCAAAAGTATTGCTGGGTTGAGGGTAATTCTACTCAGCCAGTATGAAAAAGTCCTAGATGGTTGTCTTTTTTGAAAGTCCAAAAGGAGAACTTATTGCAACTTCTTTAGTGGGCCTCATAGTTTGATTGTGCCGGGGGAGCTTTTACTAGGTGTTGCTGCCCTGTCGGTGCCtagtcttctcttctttttcaatcTCCATCACGCCTAGGTCCTTTGGTTTTGTCACTTTTGTGACCATTTGCTGTCACTTTGCCTGTAAATAAGGCTACCTTCCTAAGCCTGGGTGATATCAAAAGTAAACCTGATTGTGGCCGCTAGAAAGGGACCGGCATACGATGCTTTCACACTCTTGTTTATAAGGATAAAGTAACAAAGCTCTGATGTGATTATATTGCTATGGTAGGCCTTGCGATCCATTGGACAAATTGCATCTATCTAGAGTGCACTTTGTTGACTGGTTACATATATAATCATGGAAATATACGACTCTTATTCACATACAAATTTAGAACACAATTTGCTTAATGAATGGTCAATGCCCATCTAACCCATTTGGAGGTTGTAGCAACATGAATTTGTTAAATGTCTTTGTTTATTTGATATGGTTGCTTCAAGTCAGGGATATAATTTACTAGTTGGTAAGGAATTGGTTGCCTACTATGCTTAGTATAAGTAATCATATTCCATGTGTTAAAGGCAGTTTTGGTTTTTCCAGGACGCATTTTGTCCATATAAAGTATGGCGTGGGCCAATTTACTGTCCAGGCATTCATGCTGCCagtttcatgaaaaaaaaaaaaaaaaactgattacTACTATGGTTCCTAGGATGCCTGTGAAGATGAGTTTTGAAACTTTGAAAAAGGCTTTTATCAGTTTTGATGATGTGCCTAATTATATTTTCTCATGATTGTCACTTCATGACCCGTAGCTCTTATTTTAGGTGTTTCCCATGATCACACCAACACTTGCTTTGCTCTTTGTTCCCTTGCACTCACATAAAGGACATAAAATTTCTGGTCATTTACAACTTATTAATTACCATAACCTATTGAATCAAGAGCTCTGATTGAAGTTTGTATTTGTTGATTAGCCGAGAAATGTTCAACAAATGGCAAGCTCAAAGGTGGTGGACAGAGAATTATGACAAGGTGATGGAACTATATAACGTCCAAAGGTTAAACCGTGAAGCCTTTCCGCTTCCAACCCCACCCAGATCTGAAGATGAGGTGAGTACTGGACCTAACCTTGGAATATTGAATATGAAGTGATTGGAATTATTTggaaaagcaaaacaaaatcTCGCTTTTGAAATGCCTTTTAATATTAACATAGTGGAATATATCTTTGAGCACAGAgcatttaatttttctcatgatGCCATGCTAATAATGCCATTTTCCTGCTTCGTACAGAGTTCAAAAGTTGAGTCTGCCGTCGACAGCCCTTTTACACCTCCGCTGAGTAGAGAACGCCTGCCTCGCACAATGTACCGTCCAATGGGAACAGGACTGGGATACTCATCCTCAGATTCACTTGAACATCACTCAACACAAACTCACTACAACTATGACTCTGGTGTCACTTCGACACCAAAACTCTCTAGTATTAGTGCAGCTAAGACAGAAACTTCATCAGTAGATGCTTCCATAAGAACAAGTTCATCAAAGGATGCAGATCGCTCTGAAGAGCTATCCGTCAGTAATGCCAGTGATCTGGAGACTGAATGGGTTGAACAGGATGAACCAGGGGTTTACATTACCATCAGAGCACTTCCTGGTGGCAGAAAGGAACTCAGACGAGTGAGATTCAGGTTAGTTTTCTATGTTAACCTGACCCCTTATGCAGTCTGTTCATATCTAGACAAGCATGGCTGGTAATTGGAACTTAAGAGGCCTGCTAGACAAGCATTCTTATGTGGCCTGCAAAAGCAGCGGAGCTATTGGAGTAACAGAATAACGTTGCTCCACCACTGTTTTGGCTCACAGAAATAAGAATACATAATTTGGGCATCTGGTGGCAAATGAACTTGTGATTTATTGCCTCTGCTTTATTTCATAGGGTCAAATAAATTCTTATGATGGTTTCTAGTTCAGGAGGAGGAAACTTAGGTGCACATTTTTGCAGCTTGCTTTGGGAGTAATGAGCTAATATGTATTGGGGATATTAAATAAACTCGAGGAGATAAATTTTCTGTTAATGAATCTAAAACTTTAAGCAATAACACTAATGTAAAGAAAGTAGAAAGGTTTACAACTAACCCATATTTTTGATCAAGGCAAGATGACGCCCTCTCCTAATAGTAGATACACCTCCTGCATTGGATTGATGGCGTTTTTCTCCCAAGATACAATGATTTGTCTGGGAGCTCTTACAAACTCTTTTTCTCCTGCATACTCCAAAATATTATACTAAAATAATTGAATGAAAAGTTGTACTTGCACCGAGCCAATAAATGAAACAACCAAGAGTTCCGCCAATTCTATCTTACAAGTTCTGTTTTTATAGCCAAGGAATAGGGCTTATTTTCATCTCTATTCTCTCCACTTTTCCGGCTAAAAAGGAGGAAACCACCTCCTTATATGGTTATCGTTAGATAGATTTCACTTGTGAGAGGGAAGTGGATAAGGATTGGTGACTGGTGACTGGTGAGTGTATATAAGATCAAGTCAAATAAGAATAAGTGaataataaacaataataaaataaaataaaaaataataatcgcAACCAATATGAGTAATGAGCTAACATGGAATGGGGATCAGAAATTATACCAGGTCAGTATCTGATAAATTCGTAACATTAAAGTCTTATTCTAGATAGGGACTTGATGCATGCCATAAGGCTGCTGAGAACATCTATATTAATTCATAATGCTTAAATGGAGACCATTTATTCAGTCAATTGAGCCATGTTGCATGGTAGGGGGCAAAAAAAGAAGCAGCAGAATTCATGTTAATTTGTAATCTGCTTCATCAGTGAACATGGTGCAGCACTATAAAGATCTCAAAAGTGACAAATTCTTGATGTCTAGGTGAGTTAACAAGGATTTAGTTTTATCTGTATGGATTTGACAGCTTATTGTGCCTCTCCTCGCTGTCTTTAAGGAGTTTAGCATATGATTACAAAACATGGTGATAATTCTACACTTCTTTACTGACATCGATAATTCTCCATTTGTGTCGTCTTTAGCTGAATCGGGTTTTCTCTGTGATCTTTGCAGTCGAGAAAAGTTCGGGGAAGTGCATGCTAGATTGTGGTGGGAAGAGAATCGAGCCAGGATACATAAACAGTACTTATGAATGACTTGAGTGGAAGAAGGTGGTTTAAAAGTGATCTTGTTTTGCTGGTTGTGGACTGGAGGTAGCACCTTGACAATGTTGCTCTTCATTTTATCACATACCATTGAAATGTGCCCCTCAAGAATATTGCAAGATGGCACTACTCGCCTCCAGCTTATGGAAGACCATTCAAGTAGTAGTCTTGGCTTTGCAATTGCTtccaataagaaaaaaatattgtggGTTgtgggctctctctctctctctctgtgttttCTGTGGAAGTACTGTAGTGGTGGCCAAAGGATATGGAATTTTGTATTTGGAGTTGTTGTGGGTATAGGAATTAAAGCTGAGAATTGTGGAATTTTGAAATGCATGATAAGGGTAAATTAGTTAGGTagccgtttttttttttttttttaatcttatttaagAAGGCCAACATGTAcctataaatattttcttatgtcATTGAGAGAATGTTCGATTTACCATTTTTGTTAGTGAAAGGGAGGTTATAAAGGGTGTTTCTATTTAGAGATTTGAGATTTCTTATTTTATGGGggtcaaaaataatatttttacataacaaacattattttataacaagcattttttttataaatttattttatttaacctttCGTTAAAAAGGATTATCTTAGGAGTACTGAaccaatttttgtaaaattttatcaaacaaaattaaaatgaacttgTCGATGtcagtttaaataatttttaattgtattaaaattaaaatgataaacaaTGAGATAATGATACAATTAACCGTGAtgctttcaaattaattttgaagtggCAACAAGAAACAAGGTGGAACCCTAAATTTTGCTGTCTCATTCcttaaattatttgtttggaattaaactaaaattaaaaaattaatctaaaaattaaaagcaggattaaaattcataatttcattcataatatatatatatttatttttgtttaaaggTGATATTGTGGATGTAATGAACATATTCTCAGGCGGGGGCACAGAATATGAAAATGAAAGCTGCGATTGGACTGCTCTTCTCGTCATCCTCGTCTCTCCACACGCCCAGCCCCACTCTTTACAAGCCCTACCCTTTCTCTCCTCTCTACCCCTTCTCTCCTCTCCGCTGCAAATCTTCCTCTTTGCTTCGCTCTCGCTTTCCTCCCCCATTTGCCCTCCGAAATCGTACCGTCGCTTCATCTGCAAGCACGACGATGGCTGATTCCTTCAAGCTCGAAGAAGCTAGGGTTCCTCCTGCCCTTCCCTTGCCGGCCCCTCCCGTCTCCAAGGCAACTCTTCTCTCCACTCTCTCCATTTACGCAcacattttatttcattttttgtgcGTTCGTTCTCTCTCATGTCACTCTTGTTATGAATTCCACACTTCTATTCTGAATTCAATCTCTAAAGCTGTTGCTTGGATTTTGGCGGgaatgacttttttttttggagaatttagtTTGTGTTTCGGATTGTTGAGGAATATGATCGATTCTTACGAACTGGATCAGTCTCTGATAACAACCTCTATGTCTCGTGGTTGCTCGTAAAAGGAAATTTCTCGAAATTATGCTGGATTGAGGAATGTCGCCTATTGTTATGGACTGTATGCTAATAGTCTCAGTTTCATCTGTTTTCTATATCATGTTTTTGCGTTAACAATTAACGAAAGAATTAAGACGTCTTCGCATGTTATTCATTAAGAATTTCTTACTTGTTGAAAATTTTCGTGCTGGTTATAGACACTTGTTTGTTGTATGTTGACAATGAAAATGTCACCGAATTGTGGATGCCTAATAATTCTTTCATGAGTTTCAGATCAGAAATAAGATTGAATGAATATATGTCATTGAAATGTTCAGAATGTAGCGTAAAGTATGAAATATAATCTCATTTGAATGTTCCCATTTATGTTGCATAAGactctaatatttttttcagtTCAAGGTTGCTCTTTGCCAATTGTTCGGGACTTCTGACAAGGTGAGAAACATTGCCCATGCTAGAGAAGCAATCGAGGAGGCTGCCAAAAGGGGTGCTAAGCTGGTTGTTCTTCCAGTAAGTTATTAGGCTTCGGACAGATATGAGTGTGCAGTTGGTTTTTCAGcattttgttgtttcttttgttttagaTGACCCCAATGATATCTTACTTAATACTGCCTGTGATGTAATCTAAATATTATGCACAATTTTAGATGTTTACTTTAACAAAAAGTTGGCTTGCTACAGATTTGATAAGAAACGCACTAGGCTGGGAAATTGCCATTTCAAATTTCCTCTGTAGTTTCATCCTGTATCAAAAAGTATGCACGGCTTACTGTGATTTTCCTTTGTACAGGGGCATACTTGTTTGCAAATTATATACTTTGATTccttcaaataattaaatttctatACACTAAAGGACTCCTAATCTGGTACAGTTACATAATTAGTCACCAAGTGGTACCCTTCTTGTGGATTCTTTTTGTATGACCCTTCAGGAATGCTTGGCCTTTTCATTAACATGGTCCGGCTACCAATTGCATTTGATATGCATACTTTTGTCTTATATCTGTTCAAGAGTTACTATACGTGCCTGTGTTTATGTGTCAATAATTACACATTATAAATATTTGttcctattttctctttctAGGGCCCCCACCTTgcgggattaaggcttgtggtTCTTGTCATTGTTTCTCTTTTTAGGGTGGTATTTGTTTctatgtaatttttgaaaaagataCTGGATTAATATTCTGCTTCTCTTTCCTCCTATCAGGAAATATGGAACAGTCCATATTCAAATGATAGCTTTCCAGTATATGCAGAGGATATCGATGCAGGTGGCGATGCATCCCCTTCAACTGCAATGCTTTCTGACATTTCTCGAAGTCTACAGGTCACAATCATTGGTGGCTCCATACCTGAACGTTCTGGTGATAAATTGTACAATACCTGCTGTGTCTTTGGTAGTGATGGGAAGCTCAAGGCAAAACACAGGAAGGTATGCTTAGGTCATGGTCTTAGGTAAAATAGGCAGCACATAACAACAATGATTGGCATTGATTTGTTCACAGCATAGCAAGTTTCCCTCTATGATTAGGATGGTTAACAAATTTTCTGGTCATATTACATTACAGATACACCTGTTTGACATTGACATTCCGGGAAAGATGACCTTTAAGGAATCACTGACTCTTACAGCTGGAGATAGTCCAACTGTTGTGGACACAGGTTTGTTGTACTTCCCCCTATATCCTTCCCAGAGATCAGTGGAATATGGACTATTTTTTACCTAGCAGGATTAATGCTTGATATGTATTTTTCGTTCTGTGATCTTGAAATTTCTTGTTATTACTTGTTCAATTTCGTTAGTTTCATCCAAAGATGTTCTTCAGTAGATATTCGTGATGCATGCATTGTTGGATTCGATTGAGATTCAAAGGCTCTTTCTTGACCTAACTAGAAGGATGAGGCTTTATAATATGGAAAGATAAAATGTAGAACCTAATGAGGCTTTATAATATGGAAAGATTAAATTTAGAACCTATAAAGGAAAAGATAATAAGAATTACTAGTCCTGGAGTCTAGTTTTGGACCTTATATCTC is from Diospyros lotus cultivar Yz01 chromosome 2, ASM1463336v1, whole genome shotgun sequence and encodes:
- the LOC127793713 gene encoding protein Brevis radix-like 4: MLTCIARSKQLGDESLSKDDSNDPNGTSSSKEAVKSLTYQIKDMALKASGAYRCNPCTGTAAHNRNKSTAESDSDSASASERSRWPYRRTASSNSSGQWGKEMEARLKGISSGERTPASASGRRLDPIVFVEEHEPTEWVAQVEPGVLITFVSMPRGGNDLKRIRFSREMFNKWQAQRWWTENYDKVMELYNVQRLNREAFPLPTPPRSEDESSKVESAVDSPFTPPLSRERLPRTMYRPMGTGLGYSSSDSLEHHSTQTHYNYDSGVTSTPKLSSISAAKTETSSVDASIRTSSSKDADRSEELSVSNASDLETEWVEQDEPGVYITIRALPGGRKELRRVRFSREKFGEVHARLWWEENRARIHKQYL
- the LOC127795002 gene encoding omega-amidase, chloroplastic, with amino-acid sequence MKMKAAIGLLFSSSSSLHTPSPTLYKPYPFSPLYPFSPLRCKSSSLLRSRFPPPFALRNRTVASSASTTMADSFKLEEARVPPALPLPAPPVSKFKVALCQLFGTSDKVRNIAHAREAIEEAAKRGAKLVVLPEIWNSPYSNDSFPVYAEDIDAGGDASPSTAMLSDISRSLQVTIIGGSIPERSGDKLYNTCCVFGSDGKLKAKHRKIHLFDIDIPGKMTFKESLTLTAGDSPTVVDTDVGRIGIGICYDIRFQELAMIYAARGAHLICYPGAFNMVTGPMHWELLQRARAMDCQLFVATCSPARDKDAGYVAWGHSTLVGPFGEVIETTDHDEAIVIGEIDYSLIDLRRTYLPFQKQRRGDLYQLVDIQRLKSESK